From the Nodularia sp. NIES-3585 genome, one window contains:
- a CDS encoding secondary thiamine-phosphate synthase enzyme YjbQ: MSHYQKLLKISTTGKNFQNITAKIVATVAESGVQTGLCTLFLRHTSASLVIQENADPDVLVDLANFMARLVPESGKYIHDAEGADDMPAHIRTALTHTSEHIPINRGHLVLGTWQGIYIWEHRQRSHTRELVIHISD; this comes from the coding sequence ATGTCTCACTACCAAAAACTCCTAAAAATTTCGACTACAGGCAAAAATTTTCAGAATATCACTGCAAAAATTGTTGCCACAGTGGCTGAGTCTGGGGTGCAAACAGGTCTTTGTACCTTGTTTTTACGCCACACCTCCGCCAGTTTAGTCATCCAAGAAAATGCCGACCCCGATGTACTGGTGGATCTAGCCAACTTTATGGCCAGATTAGTGCCAGAATCAGGTAAATATATCCACGATGCTGAAGGTGCAGACGATATGCCAGCACATATCCGGACAGCACTTACCCATACTTCTGAACATATTCCCATAAATCGCGGTCATTTAGTCCTGGGAACTTGGCAAGGAATTTATATTTGGGAACATCGTCAGCGTAGTCATACCAGAGAATTAGTTATCCACATTTCTGATTAG
- the psb35 gene encoding photosystem II assembly protein Psb35: MNLLMETAAEAAAQGSHFPLAFTLVYVVGFIAAVTIGSIAWYNSKRPAGWESKERPDFVPKVEKEETPGVGEPKS, translated from the coding sequence ATGAATTTATTGATGGAAACAGCTGCTGAAGCAGCTGCACAAGGTTCCCATTTTCCTTTAGCTTTTACCTTGGTGTATGTAGTTGGTTTTATTGCTGCTGTCACTATTGGTTCTATCGCTTGGTACAACTCTAAACGACCTGCTGGTTGGGAAAGCAAAGAGCGTCCTGATTTTGTACCTAAAGTGGAAAAAGAAGAAACTCCGGGGGTGGGTGAACCGAAGTCTTAA
- a CDS encoding TerB family tellurite resistance protein has protein sequence MVTDSHVKNLVKILIGAAWIDGRIQPEERQYLREIAQAKGLATDPEIKPWLYELVPVRPQECYAWVEEYLGDRPSLEDCENLIEAISGLIYSDGEVAVEEARLLTKLQELAKFNETTQPAYTALLKQIQKLYRRWVDVQN, from the coding sequence ATGGTTACTGATTCCCATGTGAAAAACTTAGTTAAAATTTTGATTGGTGCGGCTTGGATTGATGGTAGAATCCAGCCTGAAGAACGGCAATATTTGCGGGAGATAGCTCAAGCAAAGGGTTTAGCCACTGACCCAGAAATTAAGCCTTGGCTATACGAATTGGTTCCTGTGCGACCACAAGAATGTTATGCTTGGGTCGAAGAATATTTAGGCGATCGCCCCAGCCTGGAAGATTGCGAAAATCTCATCGAGGCTATTAGTGGATTAATTTACAGTGATGGCGAAGTGGCTGTAGAAGAAGCACGGCTTCTGACCAAACTACAGGAGTTAGCAAAGTTTAATGAAACCACTCAACCAGCTTATACAGCCTTGCTTAAGCAAATTCAAAAGCTTTATCGTCGCTGGGTCGATGTGCAGAACTAA